From Anopheles coluzzii chromosome 3, AcolN3, whole genome shotgun sequence, the proteins below share one genomic window:
- the LOC120956934 gene encoding uncharacterized protein LOC120956934, which produces MEKSLLVAIALGQYETVRATLERSSPDLDYQDAACDGNSALHLAVLAKHNKTRLIELLIEAGADCDLRNHDDLTPVELALANGSQYVAEFALSRELDGVPDEEGLRRLIRRGSVELLRIFLEKRAFDIHTKMKLFASILDELSVKGVPIERSMSVFLEYELIAHSYEGRPGGGAGSKRAAVKGKAAAGANKTEADRRVELVLSYTKYLSERYDPDNLNDLDDGFVVRLRALCECLHYLDGVERWPQLKLVPVGELSYLCGVLLAILEKSAGFEMYKLVLNKHMMVRFLRAVAEELEVLVRPSSDHHQPTVRSFQWTPQLLLDLIACIREQKLSQYVARRQRACEALHRIATSNGPLTPADEALVQRELGRRELTTLQDSKWGVADYVAYLRAEQRTTALTVGQLWHRTHPKLRLPKRQVAYVASRRELLAKVRAARQLAELSRGKVKLLEREVAARELKGSVAGRAVRRRNRAVFGRLRRTYEQVRQMHTVKQIAYYVENALVLDLDDQANASLCSMAIQRVLQYIGQVGEEATNLRRPTFARMLTNLLDHVLSPLVNTGTTPQQVDLRDNFTPHCTVGKYFLSKALTLEQVRTIQDRLKPVYRFCLYAIHIQLIEAYKTFLGTAYRLRNVAQLRSYARYIGEYNLHTLSHIKFEHVFYDERETGRIVQELKKMYLGMANELKLLSFIEKNIHFRFYHMQYHQTRLRVTLANFATVYRALKANGDFGCVRRLVHSYLRQSYQKYDISRSISISDANLALKELLRPYSSLSENEESLQVVRHLEELQRLMDPDRLFGINLGRRECASAHDPAARYGKFTRKMLQDLSAPPLSDEEFEQLHERLSRTSYGNIFLLQQRYKTVEEFFRTKGLALEAGQLQAHRKQDEELLQELFDSRVNEVMEMLEKFDCTDVETVSEAIEELPPAVQFALEYGLVELLEILTTVGRIEPMHWNFQSTVLSGCRLKGFLAGGHESLVLEAVTRKSSATIFLNVLAFKQRAFQLYSGEPPTASCKSVSCWAQKYASRLQWIEQQQALFEAVRSGSINVSALRQQVQKGVAIDGQLLGALMPNESCRYGLIDAAIAGDFRAMIDLLTGVPQNSERTQLLQYLLRRTAKSHFLDERLEEMKESDHRMLVLYLCLFHGDVALFRKHLKRFNASDELHLFVNSEDHRFVRELLTGMHDYDWSRADGNGMTILHKLVNAGNLAAVEHLIGKMSRKQLNALCSMKYSALNLAARLNLLDIVRVLVGAKVSLNVMSEDEKLPVYWLIQYGNPRSVVRQTIDAATELTAFSGELCLLHRSIEYDNEDVLRYLIEECKVDPSRIYSNCNNVLHVAAGFDRCRILRYLLTLPGLRKIVNNCNLVKNSPLHVACKEGYVRSARILLEEGGASTDACGEYGLNALAFALYTNNGRLVRCLFRQEASIGGALSSDFQPINMAIRNGNLRMLELLLRRGVDVNSAPLCFINAVCAESRDIVRLLIERGARHVNHRDEFCQTALHVCVERDQVEMARDLIRAGAQINAKNRTGATPLHLAVQRGNVRLVQLLLDHKCSIDELNYNGETPLIRAVVSNNLPLVRILLNNGASIERLRNSDPPVLLYLVQENHEEVLDYLLEHYQQFDANEQDAYGNTLLYVATQHNHINIVKLLVGKYGARANPTNHKQLTPLMIARVKAYKEIFHFLEARLVEE; this is translated from the coding sequence ATGGAGAAGAGCCTACTGGTAGCGATTGCGCTTGGCCAGTACGAGACGGTACGGGCGACGCTCGAACGGTCCAGCCCCGATCTGGACTACCAGGATGCGGCCTGCGATGGCAACAGCGCGCTGCATCTGGCCGTTCTCGCGAAGCACAACAAAACGCGCCTGATCGAGCTGCTGATCGAGGCGGGCGCCGATTGCGATCTGCGCAACCATGACGACCTGACGCCGGTGGAGTTGGCCCTGGCGAACGGGTCCCAGTATGTGGCGGAGTTTGCACTGTCCCGCGAGCTGGACGGTGTGCCGGACGAGGAGGGCCTGCGGCGGCTGATCCGCCGCGGGTCGGTGGAGCTGCTGCGGATATTTCTGGAGAAGCGTGCGTTCGACATACACACCAAGATGAAACTGTTCGCCTCCATACTGGACGAGCTGAGCGTGAAGGGCGTCCCGATCGAGCGGTCGATGAGCGTTTTTCTGGAGTACGAGCTGATCGCGCACAGCTACGAAGGTCGTCCCGGTGGCGGTGCTGGATCGAAGCGGGCGGCAGTGAAGGGCAAAGCGGCGGCCGGAGCGAACAAAACAGAGGCTGATAGGCGTGTAGAGTTAGTGCTAAGCTATACCAAATACTTGAGCGAACGGTACGACCCGGACAACCTGAACGATCTGGACGATGGGTTCGTGGTGCGGCTGCGGGCGCTCTGCGAGTGTTTGCACTATCTGGATGGGGTGGAGCGTTGGCCACAGCTGAAACTGGTGCCGGTCGGCGAGCTGAGCTATCTGTGCGGCGTGCTGCTCGCGATACTGGAGAAGAGCGCCGGCTTCGAGATGTACAAGCTCGTGCTGAACAAGCACATGATGGTGCGGTTTTTGCGCGCAGTGGCGGAGGAGCTGGAGGTGCTGGTGCGCCCCTCCAGCGACCACCATCAACCTACCGTTCGATCGTTCCAGTGGACGccgcagctgctgctcgatctCATCGCGTGCATCCGCGAGCAGAAGCTGTCACAGTACGTCGCACGAAGACAGCGCGCTTGCGAGGCGCTTCACCGTATCGCCACGTCCAACGGGCCGCTCACGCCCGCCGACGAAGCGCTGGTGCAGCGTGAGCTGGGACGCCGGGAGCTCACCACCCTGCAGGACAGCAAATGGGGCGTCGCGGACTACGTCGCCTATCTGCGGGCCGAACAGCGGACGACCGCGCTCACGGTCGGGCAGCTTTGGCACCGGACCCATCCGAAGCTCCGCCTCCCGAAGCGACAGGTGGCGTACGTGGCGAGCAGGCGCGAACTGCTCGCGAAGGTTCGGGCCGCCCGCCAGCTGGCCGAGCTGAGCCGCGGCAAGGTGAAGCTGCTCGAGCGCGAGGTCGCCGCCCGGGAGCTGAAGGGATCGGTCGCGGGCAGGGCGGTGCGGCGCCGCAACCGGGCCGTGTTCGGGCGGCTGCGGCGCACGTACGAGCAGGTCCGGCAGATGCACACGGTCAAACAGATTGCGTACTACGTGGAGAATGCGCTCGTGCTCGATCTGGACGATCAGGCGAACGCGTCGCTCTGCTCGATGGCGATCCAGCGCGTCCTGCAGTACATTGGGCAGGTTGGGGaggaagcgacgaacctgcgGCGGCCGACCTTCGCCCGCATGCTGACCAATCTGCTCGATCATGTGCTTTCCCCGCTGGTCAACACCGGCACCACACCGCAGCAGGTCGATCTGCGCGACAACTTCACGCCGCACTGTACCGTGGGGAAGTATTTCCTCAGCAAAGCGCTCACGCTGGAGCAGGTCCGCACGATCCAGGACCGGCTGAAGCCCGTCTACAGGTTCTGCCTGTACGCCATCCACATCCAGCTGATCGAGGCGTACAAAACGTTCCTCGGGACGGCTTACCGGTTGCGCAACGTGGCGCAGCTCCGCTCGTACGCCCGCTACATCGGCGAGTACAATCTGCACACCCTGAGCCACATCAAGTTCGAGCACGTGTTCTACGACGAGCGGGAAACGGGCCGCATCGTGCAGGAGCTGAAGAAGATGTACCTCGGCATGGCGAACGAGCTGAAGCTGCTGTCGTTCATCGAGAAGAACATCCACTTCCGGTTCTACCACATGCAGTACCACCAGACGCGGCTGCGCGTCACGCTCGCGAACTTTGCGACCGTGTACCGGGCGCTGAAAGCGAACGGGGACTTTGGCTGTGTGCGCCGGCTGGTGCATTCGTATCTGCGCCAGTCCTACCAGAAGTACGACATTTCGCGCTCGATCTCCATCTCCGACGCAAACCTGGCGCTGAAGGAGCTGCTCCGACCGTACAGTAGCTTGAGCGAGAACGAGGAGTCGCTGCAGGTGGTGCGCCATCTTGAGGAGCTGCAGCGTCTGATGGATCCCGACCGACTGTTTGGCATCAATTTGGGGCGCCGGGAGTGTGCTTCGGCGCACGATCCGGCCGCTCGGTACGGCAAGTTTACCCGCAAGATGCTACAGGACCTCAGCGCCCCACCGCTCAGCGACGAAGAGTTCGAGCAGCTGCACGAACGGTTGAGTCGCACGAGCTACGGCAACATCTTTCTGCTCCAGCAGCGCTACAAAACGGTGGAGGAGTTCTTTCGCACGAAGGGACTGGCACTGGAGGCCGGGCAGCTGCAGGCGCATCGAAAACAGGACGAGGAGCTGCTGCAAGAGCTGTTCGACTCGCGCGTGAATGAGGTGATGGAAATGTTGGAAAAGTTTGACTGTACGGATGTGGAGACGGTTTCGGAAGCGATCGAGGAACTGCCGCCGGCGGTGCAGTTCGCGCTCGAGTACGGACTGGTCGAACTGCTCGAAATTCTCACCACGGTTGGGCGGATTGAACCAATGCACTGGAACTTCCAATCGACCGTGTTGAGTGGCTGCCGGCTGAAGGGTTTCCTTGCGGGAGGCCATGAATCGCTCGTGCTCGAGGCAGTCACGCGCAAGTCTTCCGCCACGATCTTCCTGAACGTGCTCGCGTTCAAGCAGCGCGCATTTCAGCTGTACAGCGGTGAACCACCCACTGCTAGCTGCAAGTCGGTGTCCTGTTGGGCGCAAAAGTACGCCTCCCGGTTGCAGTGGATCGAGCAACAGCAAGCCCTGTTCGAAGCGGTCCGTTCGGGCAGCATTAACGTAAGCGCCTTGCGCCAACAGGTCCAGAAAGGTGTGGCGATCGATGGCCAACTGCTGGGCGCACTGATGCCCAACGAATCGTGCCGGTACGGGCTGATCGATGCAGCCATTGCGGGTGACTTCCGTGCCATGATCGACCTGCTGACGGGCGTTCCGCAAAACAGCGAACGTACCCAGCTGCTGCAGTATCTTCTACGGCGCACCGCAAAGTCTCACTTTTTAGACGAGCGTTTGGAGGAGATGAAAGAGTCAGATCACCGCATGCTGGTGCTGTATCTCTGTCTGTTCCACGGGGATGTGGCGCTGTTCCGGAAGCATCTGAAACGTTTCAACGCGTCCGACGAGCTGCATCTGTTTGTGAACTCCGAGGATCATCGGTTCGTACGGGAGTTGCTGACCGGAATGCACGACTACGATTGGAGTCGAGCCGATGGGAACGGGATGACCATTCTGCACAAGCTGGTGAACGCAGGCAACCTCGCGGCGGTTGAGCATCTCATTGGAAAGATGTCCCGGAAGCAACTGAACGCTCTATGCAGCATGAAGTACAGCGCACTGAATCTGGCGGCTCGCTTGAATCTGCTCGACATCGTGCGGGTGCTGGTCGGTGCAAAGGTCAGTCTGAACGTGATGAGTGAGGACGAGAAGCTGCCGGTCTACTGGTTGATTCAGTACGGCAATCCACGCTCGGTTGTACGGCAGACGATCGATGCTGCCACCGAGCTGACCGCTTTCTCGGGTGAGCTGTGTCTGCTGCACCGGTCGATCGAGTACGACAACGAGGACGTGTTGCGGTACCTGATCGAGGAGTGCAAGGTCGATCCGAGCCGCATCTACTCGAACTGCAACAACGTGCTGCACGTGGCGGCCGGGTTCGATCGGTGTCGCATCCTGCGCTATCTGCTGACGCTGCCCGGGCTGCGCAAGATCGTGAACAACTGCAATCTGGTGAAGAACAGTCCGCTGCATGTGGCTTGCAAGGAGGGATACGTACGGTCGGCAAGGATACTGCTCGAGGAGGGCGGCGCCAGTACGGACGCTTGCGGGGAGTATGGGCTGAATGCGCTCGCGTTCGCCCTGTACACGAACAACGGGCGGCTGGTGCGGTGTTTGTTCCGGCAGGAGGCTTCGATCGGCGGTGCGCTCAGTTCCGACTTTCAGCCGATCAATATGGCGATCCGGAATGGGAACTTGCGCAtgctggagctgctgttgCGGCGCGGCGTCGACGTGAACAGTGCGCCGCTGTGCTTTATCAACGCGGTGTGCGCCGAGTCGCGCGACATTGTGCGGTTGCTGATCGAGCGGGGCGCCAGGCACGTGAACCATCGCGATGAGTTCTGTCAAACGGCGCTGCACGTCTGCGTGGAGCGGGATCAGGTCGAGATGGCGCGCGATCTTATTCGAGCCGGGGCGCAAATCAACGCGAAGAATCGGACCGGGGCGACACCGCTGCATCTGGCGGTGCAGCGCGGCAATGTGCGgctggtgcagctgctgctggaccaCAAATGTTCGATCGATGAGCTAAACTACAACGGGGAAACACCCTTGATCCGGGCGGTGGTCAGCAACAATCTACCCCTGGTGCGGATACTGCTCAACAATGGGGCGAGCATCGAGCGGCTGCGCAACAGTGATCCGCCGGTGCTGCTCTACCTGGTGCAGGAAAACCACGAGGAGGTGCTGGACTATCTGCTCGAGCACTACCAGCAGTTCGATGCGAACGAGCAGGACGCGTACGGCAACACGCTGCTGTACGTCGCCACACAGCACAACCATATCAACATCGTGAAGTTGCTGGTCGGGAAGTATGGAGCGCGGGCGAACCCGACGAACCACAAGCAGCTGACCCCGCTCATGATCGCTCGCGTGAAGGCGTACAAGGAGATCTTCCACTTTCTGGAGGCGCGGCTCGTGGAGGAGTAG
- the LOC120959533 gene encoding odorant receptor Or2-like, with amino-acid sequence MEVLNCPLLSVNVRVWRFWSFVLVHNWRRYISIIPVTALNVFMFADLYRAWGNIEEVIINAYFAVLYFNAVLRTLILVYNRDKYESFLAGAASVYEEIRAINDDVISKLVSTYTKRARFLSISNLALGAFISGCFVVYPLFTGQRGLPYGMFIPGVNNFDSPQYEIFYITQLVLTFPGCCMYIPYTSFFASSTLFGLVQIKTLQHQLKTFRSSEMLNESTVVLNRKLQKLIEDHKRIIRYVQDLNDLVTYICLIEFLSFGLMLCALLFLLNIISVMAQIVIVGAYIFMILTQIFAFYWHSNEVREESMAIAQASYSGPWLNVDDTIKKKLLMMTIRAQRPLEITVGNVYPMTLEMFQSLLNASYSYFTLLRRVYN; translated from the exons ATGGAGGTCCTCAACTGTCCGCTACTGTCGGTGAATGTGCGCGTGTGGCGCTTCTGGTCATTCGTGCTGGTGCACAACTGGCGACGGTACATCAGCATCATCCCGGTGACGGCGCTGAACGTGTTCATGTTTGCCGACCTGTACCGGGCCTGGGGCAACATCGAGGAGGTCATTATTAATGCTTATTTTGCGGTGCTCTATTTCAACGCGGTG CTGCGCACGCTGATACTGGTGTACAATCGGGACAAGTACGAGTCATTCCTGGCCGGTGCGGCCAGCGTGTACGAGGAAATACGA GCTATCAACGATGACGTCATCAGTAAACTCGTCTCAACGTACACTAAAAGGGCACGCTTCCTGTCCATCTCCAACCTGGCGCTCGGTGCGTTCATCAGTGGGTGTTTCGTTGTGTACCCACTGTTTACCGGGCAGCGGGGCCTACCGTACGGGATGTTCATACCGGGCGTGAACAATTTCGACTCACCGCAGTACGAAATCTTCTACATCACCCAGCTGGTGCTGACGTTCCCCGGGTGCTGTATGTACATTCCGTACACGAGCTTCTTCGCCTCGAGCACCCTGTTCGGGCTGGTGCAGATCAAAACGTTGCAGCATCAGCTGAAAACCTTCCGCAGCTCGGAAATGCTCAACGAAAGCACGGTGGTGCTCAACCGAAAGCTTCAGAAGCTGATCGAAGATCACAAGCGAATCATTCG cTATGTGCAAGATCTTAACGATCTGGTGACCTACATCTGTCTGATAGAGTTCCTGTCGTTCGGATTAATGCTGTGCGCGCTGCTGTTCTTACTTAATATT ATCAGTGTGATGGCTCAGATCGTTATCGTTGGAgcgtacattttcatgatCCTCACACAAATATTTGCCTTCTACTGGCACTCGAACGAGGTGCGGGAGGAAAGCATGGCCATCGCACAGGCCTCGTACAGCGGACCGTGGCTGAATGTGGATGACACTATTAAAAAGAAGCTTCTCATGATGACGATCCGTGCCCAGCGTCCACTAGAG ATCACAGTCGGTAACGTGTATCCGATGACGCTGGAAATGTTTCAATCACTGCTGAATGCGTCCTATTCGTACTTTACGCTTCTGAGAAGAGTTTACAATTAA